In Esox lucius isolate fEsoLuc1 chromosome 6, fEsoLuc1.pri, whole genome shotgun sequence, the following proteins share a genomic window:
- the lrrfip2 gene encoding leucine-rich repeat flightless-interacting protein 2 isoform X3, which produces MGTPGSGRKRAPIKDRFSAEDEALSSIAREAEARLAAKRAARAEARDIRMRELERQQKELSSHRSSASSRKSWGSIHQWMADTEKAQHSGTSSRSSRHHRRVGILLSPTPSSPISLLLPYSLTPVLLSQQDDDILSVRSTGSYRTTSSLRDLGSSSHKSRASTSHPRDLVSDVLSSSSSLKGSSSLKTSRSTSSVYSDLHKKTPVSSSSRKDLLTGLYHDQRTYSSLANSTKHPPSTSNYQPRVGPQLSPFLAVSVASPTAGSGLGLTRSYSLASINDDGLYGSYSGSQTQTPSEYSWYSSSTRSSPANSSDDDTASTVSQDHYSRGRRDSVSSDFSDISESAADYFSRSNRRGSIVSDLDDLCIPDDLDGLDEKCDKTFVDYSRPSSRCTTPGLSAATLASLGGTSSRRGSADTGSIVDADTSLSELRDIYDLKDQIQDVEGRYMQGLKELKESLSEVEEKYKKAMVSNAQLDNDKSNLIYHVDTLKDVIEEMEEQMAEMRRETEEKSKELERQKHTCTVLQHKQEELKEGIRQRDDFIQENQRIQAQLDTLTREVFDLQETINWKDKKIGALERQKEYFDCIRNERDELRDELADIKAKAKTGEKHGLVIIPDGMPNGDVSHEQPTTGITVVTQEAAQVLESAGDGPLDVRLRKLADEKDELLAQIRKLKMQLEEERQKHSKMENTFTEGERLENGDANRQLSEYKFKLSKAEQEMGTMEQNINRLEGQVSRYKASADNSEKIEDELKIEKRKLQRELRTALDKIEEMEMTNSHLVKRLEKMKANRNALLSQQ; this is translated from the exons GCAGAGGCCAGGCTGGCCGCAAAGAGAGCTGCCCGGGCGGAGGCCAGGGACATCCGAATGAGAGAACTAGAACGGCAACAGAAAGAG CTTTCCTCTCACCGCTCCTCAGCCAGCAGCAGGAAAAGCTGGGGCTCGATTCATCAATGGATG GCCGACACCGAAAAGGCCCAGCACTCTGGAACTAGTAGTAGATCCAGTAGGCATCATCGCCGGGTTGGTATCCTTCTGTCTCCTACCCCTTCTTCGCCCATCTCTCTTCTCTTACCTTATTCCCTGACTCCCGTATTGCTTTCCCAACAGGATGATGACATCCTTTCGGTCCGTAGTACTGGAAGCTACCGG ACAACATCCTCATTGCGAGACCTTGGCAGCTCATCTCATAAAAGCAGAGCCAGCACTTCGCATCCAAGAGACCTTGTG TCTGATGTCCTGTCCAGTAGTTCCTCTTTGAAGGGTAGCTCCTCTCTGAAGACCTCCCGCTCCACT AGCTCTGTGTACAGCGACCTGCATAAGAAGACTCCCGTGTCCAGTAGCTCCAGGAAGGACCTGTTG ACTGGCTTGTACCACGATCAGAGGACCTACAGCAGCTTAGCAAACAGCACCAAACATCCTCCCTCTACTTCCAACTATCAGCCCCGGGTTGGTCCTCAACTCTCCCCATTTCTG gcCGTGTCCGTAGCCTCCCCCACTGCTGGCTCTGGCTTGGGGCTGACGCGCAGCTACAGCCTG GCCTCTATAAATGATGACGGCCTGTATGGCTCCTACTCTGGTTCTCAAACTCAGACT CCCTCAGAGTACAGCTGGTACTCCAGCTCAACTCGCAGCAGCCCTGCG AACTCTTCTGACGACGATACTGCCAGCACTGTGTCCCAGGACCACTACAGTCGTGGCAGGAGAGACAGTGTG TCGTCCGATTTCTCAGACATCAGTGAGTCGGCCGCCGACTATTTCAGCCGCTCCAACCGCAGGGGCAGCATTGTGTCTGACCTGGATGACCTGTGCATCCCAGATGACCTGGATGGT CTGGATGAAAAATGTGATAAGACCTTCGTAGACTACAGTAGG CCATCCTCACGCTGCACCACCCCTGGCCTTTCGGCGGCCACCCTGGCCTCTCTGGGGGGGACCTCTTCAAGACGGGGCAGTGCAGACACTGGCAGCATCGTCGACGCTGACACCAGTCTCAGTGAACTGAGG GATATCTATGATCTAAAGGACCAGATTCAGGATGTAGAGGGCCGGTACATGCAGGGGCTTAAAGAGCTGAAG GAGTCGCTCtcagaggtggaggagaaaTACAAGAAAGCCATGGTGTCGAACGCGCAACTGGACAACGACAAATCCAACCTCATCTACCACGTGGATACCCTCAAGGACGTCATTGAGGAGATGGAAGAGCAGATGGCCGAGATGCGCAGGGAGACGGAAGAAAAGTCTAAG gaactggaaagacaaaagcacacatgcacagtcTTGCAGCACAAACAAGAGGAGCTGAAAGAGGGAATCCGCCAGAGAGATGACTTCATACAG GAGAACCAGCGAATCCAGGCTCAGTTAGATACCCTCACCAGAGAGGTTTTTGACCTACAGGAAACCATAAACTGGAAGGACAAAAAGATTGGG GCCctagagaggcagaaagagtaCTTTGATTGCATTAGGAATGAGAGGGATGAGCTCAGAGATGAGCTGGCTGACATCAAGGCAAAGGCCAAAACTGGAGAG AAACATGGCCTGGTCATCATCCCGGATGGAATGCCCAACGGTGACGTCAGCCACGAGCAACCAACCACGGGGATTACTGTGGTCACTCAAGAGGCCGCCCAGGTGCTGGAGTCAGCTGGAGATGGACCTTTAG ATGTAAGGCTACGGAAGCTTGCAGATGAGAAGGACGAACTCTTAGCCCAG ATAAGGAAGTTGAAGATGCAGCTCGAGGAGGAGAGGCAGAAGCACTCGAAGATGGAGAACACcttcacagagggagagaggttggAGAACG GAGATGCCAACAGACAGTTAAGTGAATACAAGTTCAAGCTCTCAAAGGCAGAACAGGAAATGGGCACAATGGAACAAAAT ATCAACAGACTTGAAGGACAAGTGTCCAGATACAAGGCCTCGGCAGATAATTCTGAGAAAATTGAAGATGaactaaaaatagaaaaaaggaAACTTCAACGAGAG CTGCGTACAGCCCTAGATAAGATTGAGGAGATGGAGATGACCAACAGCCACCTAGTAAAGCGCCTTGAGAAGATGAAGGCCAATCGGAACGCCCTTCTCTCTCAGCAGTGA
- the lrrfip2 gene encoding leucine-rich repeat flightless-interacting protein 2 isoform X1, with the protein MGTPGSGRKRAPIKDRFSAEDEALSSIAREAEARLAAKRAARAEARDIRMRELERQQKELSSHRSSASSRKSWGSIHQWMADTEKAQHSGTSSRSSRHHRRVGILLSPTPSSPISLLLPYSLTPVLLSQQDDDILSVRSTGSYRTTSSLRDLGSSSHKSRASTSHPRDLVSDVLSSSSSLKGSSSLKTSRSTSSVYSDLHKKTPVSSSSRKDLLTGLYHDQRTYSSLANSTKHPPSTSNYQPRVGPQLSPFLAVSVASPTAGSGLGLTRSYSLASINDDGLYGSYSGSQTQTPSEYSWYSSSTRSSPANSSDDDTASTVSQDHYSRGRRDSVSSDFSDISESAADYFSRSNRRGSIVSDLDDLCIPDDLDGLDEKCDKTFVDYSRPSSRCTTPGLSAATLASLGGTSSRRGSADTGSIVDADTSLSELRDIYDLKDQIQDVEGRYMQGLKELKESLSEVEEKYKKAMVSNAQLDNDKSNLIYHVDTLKDVIEEMEEQMAEMRRETEEKSKELERQKHTCTVLQHKQEELKEGIRQRDDFIQENQRIQAQLDTLTREVFDLQETINWKDKKIGALERQKEYFDCIRNERDELRDELADIKAKAKTGEKHGLVIIPDGMPNGDVSHEQPTTGITVVTQEAAQVLESAGDGPLDVRLRKLADEKDELLAQIRKLKMQLEEERQKHSKMENTFTEGERLENGTDLHLIEIQRDANRQLSEYKFKLSKAEQEMGTMEQNINRLEGQVSRYKASADNSEKIEDELKIEKRKLQRELRTALDKIEEMEMTNSHLVKRLEKMKANRNALLSQQ; encoded by the exons GCAGAGGCCAGGCTGGCCGCAAAGAGAGCTGCCCGGGCGGAGGCCAGGGACATCCGAATGAGAGAACTAGAACGGCAACAGAAAGAG CTTTCCTCTCACCGCTCCTCAGCCAGCAGCAGGAAAAGCTGGGGCTCGATTCATCAATGGATG GCCGACACCGAAAAGGCCCAGCACTCTGGAACTAGTAGTAGATCCAGTAGGCATCATCGCCGGGTTGGTATCCTTCTGTCTCCTACCCCTTCTTCGCCCATCTCTCTTCTCTTACCTTATTCCCTGACTCCCGTATTGCTTTCCCAACAGGATGATGACATCCTTTCGGTCCGTAGTACTGGAAGCTACCGG ACAACATCCTCATTGCGAGACCTTGGCAGCTCATCTCATAAAAGCAGAGCCAGCACTTCGCATCCAAGAGACCTTGTG TCTGATGTCCTGTCCAGTAGTTCCTCTTTGAAGGGTAGCTCCTCTCTGAAGACCTCCCGCTCCACT AGCTCTGTGTACAGCGACCTGCATAAGAAGACTCCCGTGTCCAGTAGCTCCAGGAAGGACCTGTTG ACTGGCTTGTACCACGATCAGAGGACCTACAGCAGCTTAGCAAACAGCACCAAACATCCTCCCTCTACTTCCAACTATCAGCCCCGGGTTGGTCCTCAACTCTCCCCATTTCTG gcCGTGTCCGTAGCCTCCCCCACTGCTGGCTCTGGCTTGGGGCTGACGCGCAGCTACAGCCTG GCCTCTATAAATGATGACGGCCTGTATGGCTCCTACTCTGGTTCTCAAACTCAGACT CCCTCAGAGTACAGCTGGTACTCCAGCTCAACTCGCAGCAGCCCTGCG AACTCTTCTGACGACGATACTGCCAGCACTGTGTCCCAGGACCACTACAGTCGTGGCAGGAGAGACAGTGTG TCGTCCGATTTCTCAGACATCAGTGAGTCGGCCGCCGACTATTTCAGCCGCTCCAACCGCAGGGGCAGCATTGTGTCTGACCTGGATGACCTGTGCATCCCAGATGACCTGGATGGT CTGGATGAAAAATGTGATAAGACCTTCGTAGACTACAGTAGG CCATCCTCACGCTGCACCACCCCTGGCCTTTCGGCGGCCACCCTGGCCTCTCTGGGGGGGACCTCTTCAAGACGGGGCAGTGCAGACACTGGCAGCATCGTCGACGCTGACACCAGTCTCAGTGAACTGAGG GATATCTATGATCTAAAGGACCAGATTCAGGATGTAGAGGGCCGGTACATGCAGGGGCTTAAAGAGCTGAAG GAGTCGCTCtcagaggtggaggagaaaTACAAGAAAGCCATGGTGTCGAACGCGCAACTGGACAACGACAAATCCAACCTCATCTACCACGTGGATACCCTCAAGGACGTCATTGAGGAGATGGAAGAGCAGATGGCCGAGATGCGCAGGGAGACGGAAGAAAAGTCTAAG gaactggaaagacaaaagcacacatgcacagtcTTGCAGCACAAACAAGAGGAGCTGAAAGAGGGAATCCGCCAGAGAGATGACTTCATACAG GAGAACCAGCGAATCCAGGCTCAGTTAGATACCCTCACCAGAGAGGTTTTTGACCTACAGGAAACCATAAACTGGAAGGACAAAAAGATTGGG GCCctagagaggcagaaagagtaCTTTGATTGCATTAGGAATGAGAGGGATGAGCTCAGAGATGAGCTGGCTGACATCAAGGCAAAGGCCAAAACTGGAGAG AAACATGGCCTGGTCATCATCCCGGATGGAATGCCCAACGGTGACGTCAGCCACGAGCAACCAACCACGGGGATTACTGTGGTCACTCAAGAGGCCGCCCAGGTGCTGGAGTCAGCTGGAGATGGACCTTTAG ATGTAAGGCTACGGAAGCTTGCAGATGAGAAGGACGAACTCTTAGCCCAG ATAAGGAAGTTGAAGATGCAGCTCGAGGAGGAGAGGCAGAAGCACTCGAAGATGGAGAACACcttcacagagggagagaggttggAGAACGGTACTGACCTGCACCTCATCGAGATTCAAA GAGATGCCAACAGACAGTTAAGTGAATACAAGTTCAAGCTCTCAAAGGCAGAACAGGAAATGGGCACAATGGAACAAAAT ATCAACAGACTTGAAGGACAAGTGTCCAGATACAAGGCCTCGGCAGATAATTCTGAGAAAATTGAAGATGaactaaaaatagaaaaaaggaAACTTCAACGAGAG CTGCGTACAGCCCTAGATAAGATTGAGGAGATGGAGATGACCAACAGCCACCTAGTAAAGCGCCTTGAGAAGATGAAGGCCAATCGGAACGCCCTTCTCTCTCAGCAGTGA
- the lrrfip2 gene encoding leucine-rich repeat flightless-interacting protein 2 isoform X10: MGTPGSGRKRAPIKDRFSAEDEALSSIAREAEARLAAKRAARAEARDIRMRELERQQKELSSHRSSASSRKSWGSIHQWMADTEKAQHSGTSSRSSRHHRRVGILLSPTPSSPISLLLPYSLTPVLLSQQDDDILSVRSTGSYRTTSSLRDLGSSSHKSRASTSHPRDLVSDVLSSSSSLKGSSSLKTSRSTSSVYSDLHKKTPVSSSSRKDLLTGLYHDQRTYSSLANSTKHPPSTSNYQPRVGPQLSPFLAVSVASPTAGSGLGLTRSYSLASINDDGLYGSYSGSQTQTPSEYSWYSSSTRSSPANSSDDDTASTVSQDHYSRGRRDSVSSDFSDISESAADYFSRSNRRGSIVSDLDDLCIPDDLDGLDEKCDKTFVDYSRPSSRCTTPGLSAATLASLGGTSSRRGSADTGSIVDADTSLSELRESLSEVEEKYKKAMVSNAQLDNDKSNLIYHVDTLKDVIEEMEEQMAEMRRETEEKSKELERQKHTCTVLQHKQEELKEGIRQRDDFIQALERQKEYFDCIRNERDELRDELADIKAKAKTGEKHGLVIIPDGMPNGDVSHEQPTTGITVVTQEAAQVLESAGDGPLDVRLRKLADEKDELLAQIRKLKMQLEEERQKHSKMENTFTEGERLENGTDLHLIEIQRDANRQLSEYKFKLSKAEQEMGTMEQNINRLEGQVSRYKASADNSEKIEDELKIEKRKLQRELRTALDKIEEMEMTNSHLVKRLEKMKANRNALLSQQ; the protein is encoded by the exons GCAGAGGCCAGGCTGGCCGCAAAGAGAGCTGCCCGGGCGGAGGCCAGGGACATCCGAATGAGAGAACTAGAACGGCAACAGAAAGAG CTTTCCTCTCACCGCTCCTCAGCCAGCAGCAGGAAAAGCTGGGGCTCGATTCATCAATGGATG GCCGACACCGAAAAGGCCCAGCACTCTGGAACTAGTAGTAGATCCAGTAGGCATCATCGCCGGGTTGGTATCCTTCTGTCTCCTACCCCTTCTTCGCCCATCTCTCTTCTCTTACCTTATTCCCTGACTCCCGTATTGCTTTCCCAACAGGATGATGACATCCTTTCGGTCCGTAGTACTGGAAGCTACCGG ACAACATCCTCATTGCGAGACCTTGGCAGCTCATCTCATAAAAGCAGAGCCAGCACTTCGCATCCAAGAGACCTTGTG TCTGATGTCCTGTCCAGTAGTTCCTCTTTGAAGGGTAGCTCCTCTCTGAAGACCTCCCGCTCCACT AGCTCTGTGTACAGCGACCTGCATAAGAAGACTCCCGTGTCCAGTAGCTCCAGGAAGGACCTGTTG ACTGGCTTGTACCACGATCAGAGGACCTACAGCAGCTTAGCAAACAGCACCAAACATCCTCCCTCTACTTCCAACTATCAGCCCCGGGTTGGTCCTCAACTCTCCCCATTTCTG gcCGTGTCCGTAGCCTCCCCCACTGCTGGCTCTGGCTTGGGGCTGACGCGCAGCTACAGCCTG GCCTCTATAAATGATGACGGCCTGTATGGCTCCTACTCTGGTTCTCAAACTCAGACT CCCTCAGAGTACAGCTGGTACTCCAGCTCAACTCGCAGCAGCCCTGCG AACTCTTCTGACGACGATACTGCCAGCACTGTGTCCCAGGACCACTACAGTCGTGGCAGGAGAGACAGTGTG TCGTCCGATTTCTCAGACATCAGTGAGTCGGCCGCCGACTATTTCAGCCGCTCCAACCGCAGGGGCAGCATTGTGTCTGACCTGGATGACCTGTGCATCCCAGATGACCTGGATGGT CTGGATGAAAAATGTGATAAGACCTTCGTAGACTACAGTAGG CCATCCTCACGCTGCACCACCCCTGGCCTTTCGGCGGCCACCCTGGCCTCTCTGGGGGGGACCTCTTCAAGACGGGGCAGTGCAGACACTGGCAGCATCGTCGACGCTGACACCAGTCTCAGTGAACTGAGG GAGTCGCTCtcagaggtggaggagaaaTACAAGAAAGCCATGGTGTCGAACGCGCAACTGGACAACGACAAATCCAACCTCATCTACCACGTGGATACCCTCAAGGACGTCATTGAGGAGATGGAAGAGCAGATGGCCGAGATGCGCAGGGAGACGGAAGAAAAGTCTAAG gaactggaaagacaaaagcacacatgcacagtcTTGCAGCACAAACAAGAGGAGCTGAAAGAGGGAATCCGCCAGAGAGATGACTTCATACAG GCCctagagaggcagaaagagtaCTTTGATTGCATTAGGAATGAGAGGGATGAGCTCAGAGATGAGCTGGCTGACATCAAGGCAAAGGCCAAAACTGGAGAG AAACATGGCCTGGTCATCATCCCGGATGGAATGCCCAACGGTGACGTCAGCCACGAGCAACCAACCACGGGGATTACTGTGGTCACTCAAGAGGCCGCCCAGGTGCTGGAGTCAGCTGGAGATGGACCTTTAG ATGTAAGGCTACGGAAGCTTGCAGATGAGAAGGACGAACTCTTAGCCCAG ATAAGGAAGTTGAAGATGCAGCTCGAGGAGGAGAGGCAGAAGCACTCGAAGATGGAGAACACcttcacagagggagagaggttggAGAACGGTACTGACCTGCACCTCATCGAGATTCAAA GAGATGCCAACAGACAGTTAAGTGAATACAAGTTCAAGCTCTCAAAGGCAGAACAGGAAATGGGCACAATGGAACAAAAT ATCAACAGACTTGAAGGACAAGTGTCCAGATACAAGGCCTCGGCAGATAATTCTGAGAAAATTGAAGATGaactaaaaatagaaaaaaggaAACTTCAACGAGAG CTGCGTACAGCCCTAGATAAGATTGAGGAGATGGAGATGACCAACAGCCACCTAGTAAAGCGCCTTGAGAAGATGAAGGCCAATCGGAACGCCCTTCTCTCTCAGCAGTGA
- the lrrfip2 gene encoding leucine-rich repeat flightless-interacting protein 2 isoform X6, with protein sequence MGTPGSGRKRAPIKDRFSAEDEALSSIAREAEARLAAKRAARAEARDIRMRELERQQKELSSHRSSASSRKSWGSIHQWMADTEKAQHSGTSSRSSRHHRRVGILLSPTPSSPISLLLPYSLTPVLLSQQDDDILSVRSTGSYRTTSSLRDLGSSSHKSRASTSHPRDLVSDVLSSSSSLKGSSSLKTSRSTSSVYSDLHKKTPVSSSSRKDLLTGLYHDQRTYSSLANSTKHPPSTSNYQPRVGPQLSPFLAVSVASPTAGSGLGLTRSYSLASINDDGLYGSYSGSQTQTPSEYSWYSSSTRSSPANSSDDDTASTVSQDHYSRGRRDSVSSDFSDISESAADYFSRSNRRGSIVSDLDDLCIPDDLDGLDEKCDKTFVDYSRPSSRCTTPGLSAATLASLGGTSSRRGSADTGSIVDADTSLSELRESLSEVEEKYKKAMVSNAQLDNDKSNLIYHVDTLKDVIEEMEEQMAEMRRETEEKSKELERQKHTCTVLQHKQEELKEGIRQRDDFIQENQRIQAQLDTLTREVFDLQETINWKDKKIGALERQKEYFDCIRNERDELRDELADIKAKAKTGEKHGLVIIPDGMPNGDVSHEQPTTGITVVTQEAAQVLESAGDGPLDVRLRKLADEKDELLAQIRKLKMQLEEERQKHSKMENTFTEGERLENGTDLHLIEIQRDANRQLSEYKFKLSKAEQEMGTMEQNINRLEGQVSRYKASADNSEKIEDELKIEKRKLQRELRTALDKIEEMEMTNSHLVKRLEKMKANRNALLSQQ encoded by the exons GCAGAGGCCAGGCTGGCCGCAAAGAGAGCTGCCCGGGCGGAGGCCAGGGACATCCGAATGAGAGAACTAGAACGGCAACAGAAAGAG CTTTCCTCTCACCGCTCCTCAGCCAGCAGCAGGAAAAGCTGGGGCTCGATTCATCAATGGATG GCCGACACCGAAAAGGCCCAGCACTCTGGAACTAGTAGTAGATCCAGTAGGCATCATCGCCGGGTTGGTATCCTTCTGTCTCCTACCCCTTCTTCGCCCATCTCTCTTCTCTTACCTTATTCCCTGACTCCCGTATTGCTTTCCCAACAGGATGATGACATCCTTTCGGTCCGTAGTACTGGAAGCTACCGG ACAACATCCTCATTGCGAGACCTTGGCAGCTCATCTCATAAAAGCAGAGCCAGCACTTCGCATCCAAGAGACCTTGTG TCTGATGTCCTGTCCAGTAGTTCCTCTTTGAAGGGTAGCTCCTCTCTGAAGACCTCCCGCTCCACT AGCTCTGTGTACAGCGACCTGCATAAGAAGACTCCCGTGTCCAGTAGCTCCAGGAAGGACCTGTTG ACTGGCTTGTACCACGATCAGAGGACCTACAGCAGCTTAGCAAACAGCACCAAACATCCTCCCTCTACTTCCAACTATCAGCCCCGGGTTGGTCCTCAACTCTCCCCATTTCTG gcCGTGTCCGTAGCCTCCCCCACTGCTGGCTCTGGCTTGGGGCTGACGCGCAGCTACAGCCTG GCCTCTATAAATGATGACGGCCTGTATGGCTCCTACTCTGGTTCTCAAACTCAGACT CCCTCAGAGTACAGCTGGTACTCCAGCTCAACTCGCAGCAGCCCTGCG AACTCTTCTGACGACGATACTGCCAGCACTGTGTCCCAGGACCACTACAGTCGTGGCAGGAGAGACAGTGTG TCGTCCGATTTCTCAGACATCAGTGAGTCGGCCGCCGACTATTTCAGCCGCTCCAACCGCAGGGGCAGCATTGTGTCTGACCTGGATGACCTGTGCATCCCAGATGACCTGGATGGT CTGGATGAAAAATGTGATAAGACCTTCGTAGACTACAGTAGG CCATCCTCACGCTGCACCACCCCTGGCCTTTCGGCGGCCACCCTGGCCTCTCTGGGGGGGACCTCTTCAAGACGGGGCAGTGCAGACACTGGCAGCATCGTCGACGCTGACACCAGTCTCAGTGAACTGAGG GAGTCGCTCtcagaggtggaggagaaaTACAAGAAAGCCATGGTGTCGAACGCGCAACTGGACAACGACAAATCCAACCTCATCTACCACGTGGATACCCTCAAGGACGTCATTGAGGAGATGGAAGAGCAGATGGCCGAGATGCGCAGGGAGACGGAAGAAAAGTCTAAG gaactggaaagacaaaagcacacatgcacagtcTTGCAGCACAAACAAGAGGAGCTGAAAGAGGGAATCCGCCAGAGAGATGACTTCATACAG GAGAACCAGCGAATCCAGGCTCAGTTAGATACCCTCACCAGAGAGGTTTTTGACCTACAGGAAACCATAAACTGGAAGGACAAAAAGATTGGG GCCctagagaggcagaaagagtaCTTTGATTGCATTAGGAATGAGAGGGATGAGCTCAGAGATGAGCTGGCTGACATCAAGGCAAAGGCCAAAACTGGAGAG AAACATGGCCTGGTCATCATCCCGGATGGAATGCCCAACGGTGACGTCAGCCACGAGCAACCAACCACGGGGATTACTGTGGTCACTCAAGAGGCCGCCCAGGTGCTGGAGTCAGCTGGAGATGGACCTTTAG ATGTAAGGCTACGGAAGCTTGCAGATGAGAAGGACGAACTCTTAGCCCAG ATAAGGAAGTTGAAGATGCAGCTCGAGGAGGAGAGGCAGAAGCACTCGAAGATGGAGAACACcttcacagagggagagaggttggAGAACGGTACTGACCTGCACCTCATCGAGATTCAAA GAGATGCCAACAGACAGTTAAGTGAATACAAGTTCAAGCTCTCAAAGGCAGAACAGGAAATGGGCACAATGGAACAAAAT ATCAACAGACTTGAAGGACAAGTGTCCAGATACAAGGCCTCGGCAGATAATTCTGAGAAAATTGAAGATGaactaaaaatagaaaaaaggaAACTTCAACGAGAG CTGCGTACAGCCCTAGATAAGATTGAGGAGATGGAGATGACCAACAGCCACCTAGTAAAGCGCCTTGAGAAGATGAAGGCCAATCGGAACGCCCTTCTCTCTCAGCAGTGA
- the lrrfip2 gene encoding leucine-rich repeat flightless-interacting protein 2 isoform X17: MGTPGSGRKRAPIKDRFSAEDEALSSIAREAEARLAAKRAARAEARDIRMRELERQQKELDEKCDKTFVDYSRPSSRCTTPGLSAATLASLGGTSSRRGSADTGSIVDADTSLSELRESLSEVEEKYKKAMVSNAQLDNDKSNLIYHVDTLKDVIEEMEEQMAEMRRETEEKSKELERQKHTCTVLQHKQEELKEGIRQRDDFIQALERQKEYFDCIRNERDELRDELADIKAKAKTGEKHGLVIIPDGMPNGDVSHEQPTTGITVVTQEAAQVLESAGDGPLDVRLRKLADEKDELLAQIRKLKMQLEEERQKHSKMENTFTEGERLENGTDLHLIEIQRDANRQLSEYKFKLSKAEQEMGTMEQNINRLEGQVSRYKASADNSEKIEDELKIEKRKLQRELRTALDKIEEMEMTNSHLVKRLEKMKANRNALLSQQ, translated from the exons GCAGAGGCCAGGCTGGCCGCAAAGAGAGCTGCCCGGGCGGAGGCCAGGGACATCCGAATGAGAGAACTAGAACGGCAACAGAAAGAG CTGGATGAAAAATGTGATAAGACCTTCGTAGACTACAGTAGG CCATCCTCACGCTGCACCACCCCTGGCCTTTCGGCGGCCACCCTGGCCTCTCTGGGGGGGACCTCTTCAAGACGGGGCAGTGCAGACACTGGCAGCATCGTCGACGCTGACACCAGTCTCAGTGAACTGAGG GAGTCGCTCtcagaggtggaggagaaaTACAAGAAAGCCATGGTGTCGAACGCGCAACTGGACAACGACAAATCCAACCTCATCTACCACGTGGATACCCTCAAGGACGTCATTGAGGAGATGGAAGAGCAGATGGCCGAGATGCGCAGGGAGACGGAAGAAAAGTCTAAG gaactggaaagacaaaagcacacatgcacagtcTTGCAGCACAAACAAGAGGAGCTGAAAGAGGGAATCCGCCAGAGAGATGACTTCATACAG GCCctagagaggcagaaagagtaCTTTGATTGCATTAGGAATGAGAGGGATGAGCTCAGAGATGAGCTGGCTGACATCAAGGCAAAGGCCAAAACTGGAGAG AAACATGGCCTGGTCATCATCCCGGATGGAATGCCCAACGGTGACGTCAGCCACGAGCAACCAACCACGGGGATTACTGTGGTCACTCAAGAGGCCGCCCAGGTGCTGGAGTCAGCTGGAGATGGACCTTTAG ATGTAAGGCTACGGAAGCTTGCAGATGAGAAGGACGAACTCTTAGCCCAG ATAAGGAAGTTGAAGATGCAGCTCGAGGAGGAGAGGCAGAAGCACTCGAAGATGGAGAACACcttcacagagggagagaggttggAGAACGGTACTGACCTGCACCTCATCGAGATTCAAA GAGATGCCAACAGACAGTTAAGTGAATACAAGTTCAAGCTCTCAAAGGCAGAACAGGAAATGGGCACAATGGAACAAAAT ATCAACAGACTTGAAGGACAAGTGTCCAGATACAAGGCCTCGGCAGATAATTCTGAGAAAATTGAAGATGaactaaaaatagaaaaaaggaAACTTCAACGAGAG CTGCGTACAGCCCTAGATAAGATTGAGGAGATGGAGATGACCAACAGCCACCTAGTAAAGCGCCTTGAGAAGATGAAGGCCAATCGGAACGCCCTTCTCTCTCAGCAGTGA